One window of Bacteroidota bacterium genomic DNA carries:
- a CDS encoding deoxyribodipyrimidine photo-lyase, translating into MTTIVWFHSDLRLADNPALNYAVESSDTVIPVFLWDVNAERDASQRDAVGAAHLVWLRHALPALSASLRNHGSHLILRRGDTLDQLNHLVEELGAESVVWNQRHTPSMAARDLDIAEALRGDGVQVSTFSGQLLHEPEAIQTGSGGPYRVYTPFWKKFSNQVHVGAPIDCPRMGPSKAPDTWPDSDDIADWSFDATVQDGVDWSKDIRGTWTPTEDAAHDLLDAFLETGATGYADDRNRPDMQGTSRLSPYLHFGHISPRQVWDRVESWVQNGVMRDGADVFLKEIAWREFSYHVLHHYPDTPTEPLKEKYAPFPWVDNESGLRRWQRGLTGYPIVDAGMRQLRATGWMHNRVRMIAASFLTKDLLISWQEGAAWFWEHLVDADLANNTMGWQWAAGCGADAQPFFRIFNPVSQGTRYDPDGHYVKRWVPELADVPTKHVHAPWDAPASVLRRANVQLGADYPRPMVDHKAARQRALEALDTIK; encoded by the coding sequence ATGACCACCATCGTCTGGTTCCACTCGGACCTGCGGCTCGCCGACAATCCGGCTCTCAACTACGCCGTCGAATCGAGCGATACCGTCATCCCGGTTTTCCTGTGGGACGTCAACGCGGAGCGCGACGCTTCGCAGCGCGACGCGGTGGGCGCTGCACACCTGGTGTGGCTTCGCCACGCACTTCCCGCACTTAGTGCGTCTCTTCGTAATCACGGTAGCCATCTCATCCTACGACGCGGCGATACGCTCGACCAACTCAACCACCTTGTCGAAGAGCTTGGAGCCGAGTCCGTCGTCTGGAACCAGAGGCATACCCCCTCGATGGCAGCACGCGACCTGGATATCGCAGAAGCGCTACGCGGGGACGGAGTGCAGGTGTCCACGTTTTCTGGTCAGCTGCTGCATGAACCGGAAGCGATCCAAACGGGTAGCGGCGGGCCCTATCGCGTCTACACACCGTTCTGGAAGAAATTCAGCAACCAGGTACATGTTGGCGCTCCCATCGATTGCCCTCGGATGGGGCCGTCGAAGGCACCGGACACCTGGCCAGATTCGGACGACATTGCCGACTGGAGCTTCGATGCAACCGTCCAGGACGGCGTAGACTGGTCGAAGGATATTCGCGGTACGTGGACCCCGACCGAGGATGCCGCGCACGACCTGCTCGACGCATTCCTGGAGACCGGCGCGACTGGCTATGCCGACGACCGGAACCGACCTGACATGCAGGGTACCTCCAGGCTGTCGCCCTACCTACATTTCGGACATATCTCGCCACGCCAAGTTTGGGATCGCGTGGAGAGCTGGGTCCAGAACGGCGTCATGCGCGACGGTGCCGACGTTTTTTTGAAGGAGATTGCCTGGCGCGAATTCTCCTACCACGTGCTGCATCACTACCCTGACACACCCACTGAACCGCTCAAAGAGAAGTATGCCCCGTTCCCCTGGGTCGACAACGAATCAGGACTTCGTCGCTGGCAGCGCGGCCTGACAGGGTACCCGATCGTGGATGCTGGCATGAGACAGCTGCGGGCGACTGGCTGGATGCACAACCGAGTCCGCATGATCGCAGCATCGTTCCTGACGAAGGATTTGCTCATCTCATGGCAAGAGGGCGCAGCGTGGTTTTGGGAGCATCTCGTCGATGCCGACTTGGCAAACAACACGATGGGCTGGCAGTGGGCCGCCGGGTGTGGCGCTGACGCCCAGCCCTTCTTTCGCATCTTCAACCCGGTAAGCCAAGGAACACGGTACGACCCCGACGGCCATTACGTGAAACGGTGGGTCCCCGAACTCGCTGATGTGCCGACCAAACACGTCCATGCCCCGTGGGATGCGCCCGCTTCGGTACTGCGCAGGGCCAACGTGCAGCTTGGCGCCGACTATCCACGACCGATGGTCGATCACAAGGCGGCTCGCCAGCGCGCCTTGGAGGCACTTGACACAATCAAGTGA
- a CDS encoding TIGR01777 family oxidoreductase yields MTWIAEHRDYHPVSSIDAAGAFTDIQVKGPFASWRHTHRMVPGGPAESTLRDEIVYDLPLSRVAQPLGGWLAEGELDRVFAFRHRVTRNDLAAHARAQLDPLTIAVTGGSGHIGSQLIPFLTAGGHRVVQLVRNARSVPPAWYGDNLRYARWDIDQGYVDRSALEGVDAVIHLAGEGVFAPRWSVQKRRAILESRAKGTRLLSQTLSELDQKPSVLLSSSASGLYGDRGDQLLTENDIAGSGFLADVCKVWEAATQPAEEAGIRTVHLRTGVVLDARGGALGLMKTPFAAGLGGWIGRGDTYTPWIALDDVLYAMLHLLGATPLAGPVNFSAPQPLPFKQFAKRLGRVLGRPVLLRVPRVAASSLGGEAIENIALTSQRMIPHRLLESGFEFTFPTIDAAFCHTLGKTIDVKALMRA; encoded by the coding sequence ATGACCTGGATCGCAGAGCACAGGGACTACCATCCCGTCTCATCCATCGATGCAGCGGGGGCCTTCACCGATATCCAAGTCAAGGGGCCGTTCGCATCGTGGCGGCACACCCATCGCATGGTTCCCGGCGGACCTGCCGAGAGCACACTCCGTGACGAGATCGTGTACGATCTGCCGCTATCGCGCGTGGCGCAACCGCTAGGTGGTTGGCTGGCTGAAGGCGAACTTGACCGAGTCTTTGCCTTCCGGCACCGGGTTACGCGGAACGATCTCGCGGCACACGCCCGGGCTCAGCTTGATCCCCTCACCATAGCCGTAACCGGTGGCAGCGGGCATATTGGCTCGCAGCTCATACCGTTTCTCACCGCGGGGGGGCATCGCGTGGTACAGCTTGTCCGGAACGCCCGGTCTGTTCCACCCGCGTGGTATGGCGACAACCTCCGGTATGCCCGCTGGGACATCGACCAAGGCTACGTTGACCGAAGCGCTCTCGAAGGCGTGGATGCAGTTATCCATCTTGCTGGCGAAGGTGTGTTCGCGCCACGATGGTCGGTCCAGAAGAGGCGCGCTATCCTTGAGAGCCGAGCCAAAGGAACGCGCCTTCTTTCCCAGACACTCTCGGAGCTGGACCAGAAGCCGTCCGTGCTGCTGTCGAGTTCGGCGTCGGGCTTGTACGGAGACCGTGGCGACCAGCTCCTGACGGAAAACGACATCGCAGGATCCGGCTTTCTGGCTGACGTGTGTAAAGTATGGGAAGCGGCGACTCAGCCCGCCGAGGAGGCGGGCATCCGGACGGTTCATCTCCGGACTGGGGTCGTCCTCGATGCGAGGGGCGGCGCTTTGGGACTGATGAAAACGCCGTTCGCAGCAGGCCTCGGCGGGTGGATTGGGCGCGGCGACACGTACACGCCCTGGATTGCCCTTGACGACGTGCTCTACGCGATGCTGCACCTCCTCGGTGCTACGCCACTTGCGGGTCCGGTCAACTTCAGCGCCCCGCAGCCGCTCCCGTTCAAACAGTTCGCAAAGCGGCTCGGCCGCGTGCTCGGGCGTCCGGTGTTGCTGCGCGTCCCCCGCGTCGCCGCGTCGTCGCTCGGAGGAGAGGCCATCGAGAACATTGCGCTCACCAGCCAGCGCATGATCCCTCATCGCCTCCTCGAAAGCGGCTTCGAGTTCACTTTCCCGACCATCGATGCGGCCTTTTGTCACACGCTGGGAAAGACGATTGACGTTAAAGCTCTGATGCGGGCGTGA
- a CDS encoding lipase, translating to MHGFGAMANVVQCGVLHNEAMYLRGRGVLAYAPHVNPYDTIQTRAEAWADRFELIYRETGADRLNLIAFSSAGLDARFLVESLGYASRVASVVTVACPHRGSPLAEWVLAKPRWLKTPAIAVMSSMGAAAYGHAPPSTVDGLRQLTPQSVLHRFDPLQTLPDPIYCASVSSRAGIGAPVAIQYVPLMVTNRLLYQLGGINDGIVPTASMVWGHHLGAVDADHAALVGMKLVPGGLDSRVLYRSLVAHLAARGL from the coding sequence ATGCATGGCTTCGGCGCCATGGCCAACGTTGTGCAATGCGGCGTCTTGCACAACGAGGCGATGTACCTCCGTGGCCGAGGCGTTCTAGCCTATGCACCCCACGTCAACCCGTACGATACGATTCAAACACGGGCGGAGGCCTGGGCGGATCGGTTCGAGCTCATCTATCGGGAAACAGGGGCTGATCGGCTCAACTTGATCGCGTTCTCGTCTGCCGGCCTCGATGCGCGGTTCCTGGTCGAGTCACTTGGATACGCGTCCCGCGTCGCCTCCGTGGTCACAGTGGCCTGCCCGCACCGTGGCTCGCCGCTCGCCGAATGGGTGCTGGCAAAGCCACGATGGCTGAAAACCCCCGCGATTGCGGTCATGAGCAGCATGGGCGCTGCAGCCTACGGGCACGCCCCGCCCTCTACCGTCGACGGACTACGCCAGTTGACACCGCAGTCCGTTCTCCACCGGTTCGATCCCCTGCAAACGCTACCTGATCCTATCTACTGTGCTTCGGTGTCGAGCCGTGCTGGAATAGGCGCCCCTGTCGCCATCCAGTATGTACCGCTTATGGTGACCAACCGGCTGTTGTACCAGCTTGGGGGCATCAACGATGGCATCGTGCCCACGGCGAGTATGGTTTGGGGACACCACCTCGGAGCGGTCGATGCGGATCACGCTGCGTTGGTTGGGATGAAGCTTGTACCTGGAGGACTAGATTCTCGGGTGTTGTACCGCAGTCTCGTCGCCCACCTGGCTGCACGCGGATTGTAA
- a CDS encoding acyl-CoA dehydrogenase family protein produces MPLTTTTTGDGASSSIPSATISRKREEPAERRLPFSDFIERYRAKLRDLFERRNDADALNAQRGLPPYMMREIRQLDPLSVYVHSEHGGRGGHIHEGLAMLETTGYESLGLCLTFGINGALFLQPVGKYGSDDTKADVLQRFLRDRRLGGLMITEPDHGTDALNMKTVFEADGERYRIKGTKHWGGLTGWADYWLLTARPQTDKGPGRDIGFFVCDVTQPEQHIEVEEVYNNLGLRIIPYGRNQIDITVPQAQRLEAESTGIKMMLDLLHRSRMQFPGMSTGFLRRLLDDTVVHCRERFVGGKPLEAYDNVKATLSKMQAYVTSSRAMSLFTSEHGGTDRDVSGMSLAANAIKTSVTDWMQQASQSFLQLCGATGYRTDHLAGRATVDSRPFQIFEGANDVLYQQVAEAVLKQMRRAKESNLYQFLQQDDLTARAADYFRETLSFDVDLSLPQRKLVALGEALSRVMSMEMTIELGERGYRRDLIDQALAELRGDVQELVTRFRTEGVQGLIDDYRASSDWLGYVQPAPTLR; encoded by the coding sequence ATGCCGCTCACGACTACAACAACAGGCGACGGTGCCTCGTCTTCGATCCCGTCAGCAACCATCTCCCGCAAACGAGAGGAGCCTGCAGAGCGCCGTCTCCCCTTCTCGGACTTCATCGAACGCTACCGGGCCAAGCTGCGCGATCTATTCGAGCGCCGCAACGACGCTGACGCGCTGAACGCACAGCGAGGCCTACCGCCCTACATGATGCGTGAGATCCGGCAGCTTGACCCGCTGAGTGTCTATGTGCACAGCGAGCACGGTGGACGCGGCGGTCATATCCACGAAGGCCTCGCCATGCTCGAAACGACGGGCTACGAGTCGCTCGGACTGTGTCTAACCTTCGGCATCAACGGCGCGCTCTTCTTGCAGCCCGTCGGGAAGTATGGCTCCGATGACACGAAGGCCGACGTGCTCCAGCGGTTTCTCCGAGATCGACGCTTGGGCGGCCTCATGATCACGGAGCCGGACCACGGCACCGACGCGCTCAACATGAAAACCGTGTTCGAGGCTGATGGCGAACGGTACCGCATTAAGGGTACCAAGCATTGGGGTGGTCTCACCGGCTGGGCCGACTACTGGCTCCTCACTGCTCGACCGCAGACAGACAAGGGTCCAGGCCGTGACATCGGCTTTTTTGTCTGCGACGTCACGCAACCTGAGCAGCATATTGAAGTCGAGGAGGTCTACAACAACCTGGGACTGCGCATCATTCCCTATGGCCGCAACCAGATCGATATCACGGTACCGCAGGCTCAACGCTTGGAGGCGGAGTCGACCGGGATCAAAATGATGCTCGACTTGCTCCACCGGAGCCGCATGCAGTTTCCGGGCATGAGCACCGGGTTTCTCCGGCGCCTGCTGGACGACACCGTCGTCCACTGCCGCGAGCGCTTTGTAGGCGGCAAGCCTCTGGAGGCGTACGACAACGTGAAGGCGACACTCTCTAAAATGCAGGCCTACGTGACGTCAAGCCGTGCCATGAGCCTCTTCACTAGCGAACATGGCGGCACCGACCGCGACGTTTCGGGCATGAGTCTCGCTGCCAACGCGATCAAGACGAGCGTGACAGACTGGATGCAACAGGCCTCCCAGTCGTTCTTGCAGCTATGCGGTGCAACGGGCTATCGCACGGATCACCTCGCGGGCCGCGCCACCGTCGACAGTCGGCCCTTCCAGATTTTCGAGGGGGCCAACGATGTGCTCTATCAGCAGGTCGCAGAAGCGGTGTTGAAGCAGATGCGTCGCGCAAAGGAGTCGAACCTGTACCAGTTCCTACAGCAAGACGACCTCACGGCACGCGCGGCGGACTATTTCCGCGAGACGCTCTCCTTCGATGTGGACCTCAGCCTTCCTCAGCGCAAGCTGGTGGCGCTGGGCGAAGCTCTCAGCCGCGTCATGTCGATGGAGATGACCATTGAGCTCGGCGAACGCGGCTACCGACGCGACTTGATAGACCAGGCTCTCGCCGAACTCCGCGGTGACGTACAGGAGCTCGTGACCCGCTTCCGCACCGAGGGTGTCCAAGGCTTGATCGACGACTACCGTGCATCGAGCGACTGGCTCGGATACGTCCAGCCTGCCCCGACTCTTCGGTAG
- a CDS encoding DUF2357 domain-containing protein, which translates to MRDEVDSQIAGLSLRYLKAASTQVDATRTRLADGVGWLRLIEVSLDRLEPALASIARNPRRDRTSRSRLICASSIRRIDTNVIRMVSRHGGEPPTSTLTVAGQHIPIPDRLLARRSARTLDTPEHRWLRRELDRVKARLRTMVTAIGSPRSQRDHADYLAALEQAMSRVDALLRLPPLLEAGSERAATPTLRLRTAQHYRSAYHAARLFQFGLDLGVGRIRVGLTDLAVLYEQWCFLSVAAMLADASTTPVDLRQLMASDASGLYVRLRRGQRQALRFDLANGAVGRLAYQPRFGRPSLLTQQPDMLLSLERDGVPYRRIVLDAKYRRDDGSAALRRYGLPAPPSDALADLHRYRDAIRDSAGARIVDEAVALYPLETDDTDRVVGSPLRKSIEVLGVGAVPCLPQTKQHLRAFLHEVLSL; encoded by the coding sequence ATGCGCGACGAAGTCGATTCGCAGATCGCCGGGCTTTCGTTGCGCTACCTGAAGGCGGCCTCGACCCAAGTTGATGCCACCCGCACTCGTCTTGCCGACGGCGTAGGCTGGCTTAGGCTCATCGAGGTTTCCCTCGACCGACTGGAGCCAGCATTGGCTTCCATAGCCAGGAACCCGCGCCGGGATCGAACCAGTCGGTCTCGGCTAATCTGCGCTTCATCGATTCGACGGATCGATACGAACGTGATCCGTATGGTTAGCCGGCATGGGGGAGAACCGCCCACTTCAACGCTTACAGTAGCCGGTCAGCACATTCCGATTCCTGACCGACTTCTCGCCCGGCGTTCAGCAAGGACGCTCGATACACCCGAGCATCGGTGGCTACGTCGCGAGCTTGACCGGGTGAAGGCACGTTTGCGCACAATGGTCACGGCGATTGGAAGTCCGCGCAGCCAACGGGACCACGCTGACTACCTGGCTGCACTGGAGCAGGCTATGTCTAGAGTAGACGCACTCCTGCGGCTTCCACCGCTCCTTGAAGCTGGCTCTGAACGGGCTGCGACGCCTACGCTCCGGTTGCGCACTGCGCAACACTATCGCTCTGCCTATCACGCAGCCCGCTTGTTCCAGTTTGGCTTAGACCTCGGGGTAGGCCGGATCCGTGTAGGCTTGACGGACTTGGCTGTGCTCTACGAGCAGTGGTGCTTTCTCTCGGTAGCAGCGATGCTCGCCGATGCTAGTACGACTCCCGTGGATCTTCGACAACTCATGGCTTCGGACGCGTCCGGGCTATACGTCCGCTTGAGGCGTGGACAACGGCAGGCCCTTCGATTCGACTTGGCGAATGGAGCTGTTGGGCGGCTCGCTTACCAGCCGCGCTTTGGTCGTCCCTCTCTGCTGACCCAGCAACCAGATATGCTGCTCTCGCTCGAACGAGACGGCGTGCCCTACCGTCGAATCGTGCTCGACGCGAAATACCGGCGAGACGATGGCTCAGCGGCGCTGCGCCGATACGGACTCCCCGCGCCTCCTTCAGATGCTCTTGCTGATCTGCATCGGTACCGCGATGCGATCCGTGATTCAGCCGGGGCACGCATTGTCGACGAGGCAGTAGCCCTCTACCCACTCGAAACGGACGACACAGACCGGGTAGTGGGTAGCCCGCTTAGGAAGTCTATCGAAGTGCTCGGCGTTGGAGCAGTGCCCTGCCTGCCTCAAACGAAACAGCACCTACGCGCGTTCTTGCACGAGGTGCTGTCGTTGTAG
- a CDS encoding lysophospholipid acyltransferase family protein codes for MKHLVNILMAPVAVLRLVLLVTIVLIGGLAMVLLAPIPIRLRGIRLAAWPQVAMARSALVVGNVWVRCDDRRALRAHEGLVFPNHLSFVDIAILLSIVPVRFMATQGVAKLPVIGWLATMIGTVYVNRGSDRGRAQARQEAGEALKREPYPPLAIFAEGGIGPGDQVLPLRHGAFGLAAEHGLGIRPVAIAYDPLAIARWEKPTSLWRVMWRIASFPGPLRVRVTPLPEVRPAPGDDLPALASATQEALAGTLGVPAGTVRHEVIRKQLGAWTLGNGAPANGVQHDDEVATEPSA; via the coding sequence ATGAAACACCTCGTGAACATCCTCATGGCCCCCGTGGCTGTGCTCCGGCTCGTACTGCTCGTGACTATCGTACTCATCGGCGGTTTGGCGATGGTGCTGTTGGCGCCGATCCCGATACGGCTGAGGGGCATTCGGCTGGCCGCATGGCCGCAGGTTGCGATGGCCCGTTCAGCCCTCGTCGTGGGCAACGTGTGGGTCCGGTGCGATGACCGCAGAGCGTTGCGCGCCCATGAAGGCTTGGTCTTCCCGAACCACCTCAGCTTCGTGGACATTGCCATCCTGTTGTCCATCGTTCCCGTGCGCTTCATGGCGACGCAGGGTGTGGCGAAGCTGCCCGTGATTGGCTGGCTCGCGACGATGATCGGTACGGTCTACGTCAACCGCGGCAGCGACCGTGGTCGCGCGCAGGCACGGCAGGAGGCTGGCGAGGCGTTGAAGCGGGAGCCTTACCCGCCGCTCGCCATCTTCGCCGAGGGCGGCATTGGCCCAGGCGACCAGGTGCTGCCGTTGCGGCATGGAGCTTTCGGACTAGCCGCTGAGCATGGCCTCGGGATCAGGCCTGTCGCGATTGCCTACGATCCGCTGGCGATTGCTCGCTGGGAAAAGCCGACATCGCTATGGCGGGTCATGTGGCGCATTGCTTCGTTCCCCGGACCGCTCCGCGTGCGTGTGACGCCGTTGCCTGAGGTGCGCCCGGCGCCCGGCGACGATCTGCCCGCGCTGGCCTCGGCGACGCAGGAAGCCCTTGCCGGTACGCTCGGCGTCCCCGCCGGAACGGTTCGCCACGAGGTCATCCGCAAGCAACTAGGCGCATGGACGTTGGGCAACGGGGCACCGGCCAACGGAGTGCAGCACGATGACGAAGTGGCAACGGAACCCTCGGCGTGA
- a CDS encoding YiaA/YiaB family inner membrane protein, whose translation MYPSSTHPAPSIQQDSSSWIFFVKVSFALSLLALGTGIVFLPVDVWIRGYLAMGALFTVGSTVTMTKTMRDHHEAQKLIHRINEARAERMLKEETE comes from the coding sequence ATGTACCCGTCCTCGACCCACCCCGCGCCCAGCATCCAGCAAGACTCCTCGTCGTGGATCTTCTTCGTGAAGGTGTCTTTTGCGCTGTCGCTTCTTGCCCTCGGCACCGGAATCGTCTTCCTGCCCGTGGACGTGTGGATCCGCGGCTACCTCGCCATGGGCGCGCTCTTCACCGTCGGCTCCACCGTCACGATGACGAAGACGATGCGTGACCACCACGAGGCCCAGAAGCTCATTCACCGCATTAACGAGGCGCGTGCCGAGCGCATGTTGAAAGAGGAGACCGAATAG
- a CDS encoding TetR/AcrR family transcriptional regulator produces MPDSYHHGDLRAALLDAATALLASDGVDAVTMRALAERTGVSRTAPYRHFANKDALLEAVAAEGFATLQALLHRFTSSAPAATSRTSERDHFAEMGAAYVRFADAHPAHYRLMYGRDALARSAHPDLHDAAEAAYAELVRMVADAQARGTVRSDAPPEQHAYIAWGLVHGLASLLVDGQMERPDNIEALARHAVATLLDGLLVAD; encoded by the coding sequence ATGCCCGACTCGTACCACCACGGCGACCTCCGCGCCGCCCTCCTCGACGCTGCTACTGCGCTGCTCGCCTCAGACGGCGTCGACGCCGTCACTATGCGCGCATTGGCTGAGCGTACCGGCGTATCGCGAACGGCGCCCTACCGCCACTTCGCCAACAAGGACGCGCTCCTGGAAGCCGTGGCAGCTGAGGGGTTTGCCACGCTACAGGCGCTCCTCCACCGATTTACATCGTCGGCACCCGCTGCCACGTCGCGGACCTCAGAGCGCGATCACTTTGCCGAAATGGGCGCAGCCTACGTGCGCTTTGCCGATGCGCACCCCGCCCACTATCGCTTGATGTATGGTCGGGATGCCCTTGCGCGTAGTGCCCACCCCGACCTCCATGACGCGGCTGAAGCAGCCTACGCAGAGCTCGTGCGCATGGTAGCGGACGCCCAGGCCCGGGGCACGGTCCGCTCTGACGCGCCGCCAGAACAGCACGCCTACATCGCCTGGGGCCTCGTCCACGGCCTGGCCTCGCTCCTCGTCGACGGACAGATGGAACGGCCCGACAACATCGAAGCACTCGCGAGGCACGCTGTGGCGACCTTATTGGACGGGTTGCTCGTTGCAGACTGA
- a CDS encoding GNAT family N-acetyltransferase, with translation MLIPPFPSPHFRLTLTLESGREVIARPVLPTDRERLRRGFDALSDRSKLLRFFAPHPTLTEAELRYLTDVDHVHHGAWGLLSSEAENSDAIPGIGIGRFVRLPQTPDAAEFSLTVADEAQGSGAGRLLLALLLVHARRVDIRSLLGLVEDGNTKVQGWMRRLGLGPRRSPDGLLFSLPTEHSAWKTSSASSAKALAQAVAQVEAAWNTTGAHQAV, from the coding sequence ATGCTCATACCGCCATTCCCGTCTCCGCACTTCCGCCTGACCCTGACGCTCGAATCGGGTCGCGAGGTGATCGCACGCCCTGTGCTTCCGACAGATCGGGAGCGGTTGCGCCGTGGCTTTGATGCGTTGTCGGACCGCTCGAAGCTCCTCCGCTTCTTCGCCCCTCACCCGACACTTACGGAAGCCGAGCTGCGCTACCTCACCGACGTTGACCATGTTCACCATGGTGCGTGGGGCCTTCTATCGTCCGAAGCCGAGAACAGCGACGCCATCCCCGGCATCGGTATTGGACGGTTCGTTCGCTTGCCCCAGACCCCCGATGCTGCTGAGTTTTCGTTGACGGTTGCCGACGAGGCCCAAGGCTCAGGTGCAGGGCGACTGTTGCTGGCGCTGCTTCTCGTCCACGCGCGTCGCGTAGACATTCGTTCACTGCTGGGACTGGTTGAGGATGGCAACACGAAGGTGCAGGGATGGATGCGTAGGCTTGGCTTGGGGCCGCGTAGAAGTCCTGACGGCCTTCTGTTTTCGCTTCCCACGGAGCACTCGGCATGGAAGACCTCGTCCGCATCCTCAGCTAAGGCACTGGCTCAAGCCGTGGCACAGGTCGAAGCCGCGTGGAACACGACGGGCGCGCACCAAGCGGTTTAG
- a CDS encoding AAA family ATPase, whose protein sequence is MFTLDPMRYWLWAAQPTHFATFAQTGTFAVRRQGRSALRRMRNGDRIIAVVTKGKGVAGLFEVVGEPFEDATSLLHDKATPHRVRVRRLAALPEDDWIPTGPLLDELTVLREYPQFDSSAERLAAILRQLVHELPTVDGKVLEFTIHARQAAPLGPILDFVERFIRDSDASHDRVGEPVVPCYEGGPLFERTSVVEAVIAKLGYHRFEYAPYEVAAFLTALRTKPFVLLAGPTGVGKSALPRLVAEATGSSHILIPVQPDWADDGETMGYVDLAGHFRPGVLLRAAQQATDQPERQHLAVLDEMNVARPEQYLAAVLSRLEARHAGDVGYVTEPLLDSEGVPEPWASTPFPATLSLIGTVNVDESTIPFSRKVLDRAFVLEFGGELLRPWVPDESNDVALRPAEVMPWPVEMWQPRALRLAELVDLADEEQALIAHATRFLAEVDAILRPSGFTVGYRTRDEVALFVLHASEVVDAFRTDDGTPVDPFDVALVSKVLPRLAGGSQAFAEAIQTLLAWAIDPDAEKADIAPRDAGDTTAAWPHHGRYPRARFPCTAARLAGIIDRLERDGYTSFWG, encoded by the coding sequence ATGTTCACCCTAGACCCTATGCGCTATTGGCTGTGGGCCGCGCAGCCTACCCACTTCGCAACGTTCGCCCAGACCGGTACCTTTGCGGTCCGGCGTCAGGGGCGCTCTGCGCTTCGTCGCATGCGCAACGGAGACCGCATCATCGCAGTTGTGACGAAAGGCAAAGGGGTCGCAGGGCTGTTCGAAGTCGTTGGTGAGCCCTTTGAGGATGCAACCTCACTGTTGCACGACAAGGCGACTCCGCACCGCGTCCGAGTTCGCCGTCTTGCTGCGCTTCCGGAAGACGATTGGATTCCTACCGGACCGCTCCTCGACGAGCTGACGGTGCTTCGCGAGTACCCGCAGTTCGACTCGTCGGCCGAGCGGCTTGCGGCCATCCTGCGCCAACTCGTTCACGAACTTCCGACCGTCGACGGGAAGGTGCTTGAGTTCACGATCCACGCGCGTCAGGCGGCACCGCTTGGGCCTATTCTTGACTTCGTGGAACGCTTCATCCGCGACTCCGACGCGTCCCATGATCGGGTGGGCGAGCCCGTTGTGCCGTGTTACGAAGGAGGTCCTTTGTTCGAGCGCACGTCTGTGGTGGAAGCTGTTATTGCAAAGCTCGGCTACCACAGATTCGAGTACGCTCCCTATGAAGTCGCGGCGTTCCTGACCGCGCTCCGCACCAAACCCTTTGTTTTGCTGGCTGGCCCCACCGGCGTGGGCAAATCAGCGCTGCCCAGGCTGGTCGCCGAAGCGACAGGGTCCAGCCACATCCTCATCCCCGTACAGCCGGACTGGGCAGACGACGGCGAAACCATGGGCTATGTAGACCTGGCGGGCCACTTCCGCCCAGGCGTTCTCTTGCGCGCGGCGCAGCAGGCCACCGATCAGCCCGAACGGCAGCACCTAGCCGTCCTCGACGAGATGAACGTTGCCAGACCGGAACAGTACCTCGCGGCCGTGCTCAGCCGCCTCGAAGCACGGCACGCAGGCGACGTTGGCTATGTGACTGAGCCGCTTCTCGACTCGGAGGGCGTTCCAGAGCCCTGGGCGAGCACACCGTTTCCGGCAACGCTGAGCCTGATCGGGACGGTCAACGTGGACGAATCCACCATCCCATTCAGCAGAAAGGTGCTCGATCGTGCATTTGTACTTGAGTTCGGAGGAGAGCTCCTTCGCCCATGGGTCCCCGACGAGTCAAACGACGTAGCGTTGAGGCCCGCCGAGGTTATGCCGTGGCCCGTAGAAATGTGGCAACCACGAGCCCTGCGCCTGGCAGAACTCGTCGATCTCGCGGACGAAGAGCAAGCACTCATCGCACATGCAACCCGGTTCCTCGCGGAAGTGGACGCGATACTGAGACCATCAGGGTTCACGGTGGGATACCGCACCCGAGATGAGGTTGCGCTCTTCGTGTTGCACGCTTCCGAGGTGGTTGACGCTTTCCGCACGGACGACGGGACGCCCGTGGACCCCTTCGATGTCGCACTCGTGTCGAAAGTGCTTCCCCGCCTCGCCGGAGGGTCGCAGGCGTTCGCCGAGGCGATCCAGACGCTTTTGGCCTGGGCGATCGACCCTGACGCTGAGAAAGCAGATATCGCGCCCCGCGATGCGGGGGACACAACGGCCGCGTGGCCTCATCACGGTCGATATCCCAGAGCCCGCTTTCCATGCACTGCGGCGCGGTTGGCCGGCATAATCGACCGATTAGAACGCGATGGTTACACGTCGTTTTGGGGCTAA